The following proteins are encoded in a genomic region of Limosilactobacillus reuteri subsp. reuteri:
- a CDS encoding IS1182 family transposase codes for MYQNYTIGQTEFVLNYNYDLPQNHVARLISDFVDSIPQDVLLEDSGAATGRPLSHPAIMLKILLFAYSRQTYSGRKIEMMLDENLPMRWLAHDYTYSYHTINNFRRSQHASKLIKHAFVYFTMTLKDHGLIQNDAVFIDGTKVEADANKYSFTWRRAVEKYHAKLREKTSKLYEELVEKQVVQEMAPELVTSAEGMEVMEQELAEKITKLDEKIKQEPKIIKGGSVRKRRRRFLKKLRHQLSNDLIPRAQKYERAENIFQGRNSYSKTDHDATFMCMKEDPMMNRELKPGYNLQIATHKQFVLDYGLFSNPTDTRTLVPFLTQFHALDFFEHIVADAGYGSEYNYTMILDRFEKQPVIPYTTYQKEQKRKFKNDPTRSQNWEYNANDDYYIDHQGVRFSFYRYSKSTDKYGFKRDFKIYRADKHQLSVKLDELAKTPGGRQRYMKVNPTWNYYKAKVKDALSSDEGKAIYRRRKFDVEPVFGHMKRDFGIRRTHLRGQRAVENDIGLALMALNLTKFGQSISRLETNFINNLKSGL; via the coding sequence ATGTATCAAAATTATACCATAGGGCAAACCGAATTCGTACTAAACTATAACTATGATTTACCACAGAATCATGTTGCGCGACTAATTAGTGATTTTGTCGACTCGATTCCACAAGATGTGCTATTAGAAGATTCAGGAGCGGCTACCGGCCGCCCTTTATCGCATCCAGCAATTATGCTTAAGATTCTCTTGTTTGCCTACTCACGTCAAACTTATTCTGGAAGAAAGATTGAAATGATGTTGGATGAGAACCTGCCAATGCGTTGGTTAGCCCATGATTATACTTATAGCTACCATACCATCAATAACTTTCGCCGCAGTCAGCACGCTAGTAAGCTAATTAAACATGCCTTTGTCTACTTTACCATGACTTTGAAAGATCACGGACTAATTCAAAATGATGCAGTTTTTATCGATGGGACCAAGGTAGAAGCCGATGCCAATAAATATTCATTTACTTGGCGGCGGGCAGTTGAAAAGTATCACGCTAAGTTAAGAGAAAAGACAAGTAAGCTTTATGAGGAACTAGTAGAAAAGCAAGTGGTACAGGAAATGGCACCGGAGCTGGTTACTTCCGCCGAAGGCATGGAAGTAATGGAACAAGAACTGGCGGAGAAAATCACTAAATTAGATGAAAAGATTAAGCAAGAACCAAAAATCATCAAAGGGGGTTCAGTTAGAAAACGGCGCCGTCGTTTTCTAAAAAAGCTTCGTCACCAATTAAGCAACGACCTAATTCCGCGTGCCCAAAAGTATGAACGTGCTGAAAATATCTTCCAAGGTCGTAATAGCTATTCCAAAACTGACCACGATGCGACCTTTATGTGTATGAAGGAAGATCCGATGATGAATCGGGAGTTGAAGCCTGGCTATAACCTGCAAATCGCTACCCATAAGCAATTTGTGCTTGATTACGGGCTGTTTTCAAATCCAACTGACACCAGGACCTTAGTGCCATTCCTTACCCAGTTTCATGCTTTAGATTTCTTTGAACATATCGTCGCCGATGCAGGCTATGGAAGTGAGTACAATTACACAATGATTCTTGATCGGTTTGAAAAGCAGCCGGTTATCCCATACACAACCTATCAAAAGGAACAGAAACGTAAATTTAAAAACGATCCAACTAGGTCACAGAATTGGGAATATAACGCTAATGACGACTACTACATTGATCATCAAGGAGTTCGTTTTAGTTTTTATCGCTATAGTAAATCCACTGATAAGTATGGCTTTAAGCGTGACTTTAAAATCTATCGTGCTGATAAACATCAACTATCAGTTAAATTAGATGAACTAGCGAAGACACCAGGTGGTCGTCAACGTTATATGAAGGTTAACCCAACCTGGAATTATTATAAAGCTAAAGTTAAAGATGCCCTCTCAAGTGACGAAGGCAAGGCAATTTATCGTCGACGGAAGTTCGACGTTGAGCCAGTCTTTGGTCACATGAAGAGGGATTTTGGCATACGCCGAACTCATCTCCGTGGCCAACGGGCTGTGGAAAATGACATTGGGCTAGCCCTGATGGCATTAAATCTAACGAAATTTGGCCAATCAATTAGTCGATTGGAGACTAATTTCATAAATAATTTAAAATCCGGACTATGA
- a CDS encoding ABC-F family ATP-binding cassette domain-containing protein → MLLLQTNDVVRRFGADVLFHNMNMQIQEHGRTALVGRNGAGKTTLLKMIAGITEPDEGTITKVKDLTIGYLAQDQGLDSQNSIWTELDTVFAPLHKMETQIHDLEQQLADLDSSESNYQQILSTYDNLQTAFKKRGGFEYESRMRGILHGFGFGEDSYDTPINSLSGGQKTKLALAKILLQAPGLLILDEPTNHLDMNVLSWLEDYLKSYQGALLIVSHDRYFLDRVVSDVYDLDNKTLTHYTGNYTQFVKHKQERLQAEWKHYDQQQKKIAKLEDFVNRNIVRASTTKRAQARRKQLEKMERLERPETDDKSIHFQFHSEKDSGNEVLDVEQAKVGYDEQILAGPLSFNVRKPQRVGIIGPNGIGKSTLLKSILHKIPLISGTIKLGANLDIGYYDQEQQQLHPNKTVLEEVWDDHPEVPEKDIRSLLGSFLFVGDDVYKVVHDLSGGEKARLELTKLSFKPINFLILDEPTNHLDIDSREVLENAINEFSGTVLFISHDRYFINQVATDILAMEHDGIKHYEGNYDDYLVAKEKESSPKATSHNSNTIAKAPAGKQSYQQSKEQQRARRKIQRQVDELEQQMTELEEKQTAIQEQMSQPEIATDIGKLTDLQKELDELSAKSEEVELAWTEAAEKLEEFDQEN, encoded by the coding sequence ATGTTACTTTTACAGACAAATGACGTTGTGCGTCGATTTGGCGCGGACGTTTTATTTCACAATATGAACATGCAAATTCAAGAGCATGGCCGTACTGCGCTTGTTGGGCGTAATGGTGCTGGTAAAACGACCTTGTTAAAAATGATCGCTGGAATCACCGAACCAGATGAAGGAACAATTACGAAGGTTAAAGATTTGACAATTGGTTACTTGGCCCAGGATCAAGGACTCGATAGTCAAAATAGCATTTGGACTGAACTAGATACTGTTTTTGCTCCTCTCCACAAAATGGAAACGCAAATCCATGATCTTGAACAGCAACTAGCTGACCTTGATAGTTCCGAGAGCAATTATCAACAAATTCTTTCAACATACGATAATTTACAAACTGCCTTTAAGAAACGGGGTGGTTTCGAATACGAATCACGTATGCGGGGAATTCTACATGGATTTGGTTTTGGCGAAGATAGTTATGATACGCCAATTAATTCCCTTTCAGGAGGGCAAAAAACTAAACTCGCCTTAGCAAAGATCCTTCTGCAAGCACCGGGGCTTTTGATTCTAGATGAACCGACTAACCACCTCGACATGAACGTTCTTTCATGGTTAGAAGATTATCTTAAAAGTTATCAAGGTGCATTGCTTATCGTCTCTCACGACCGTTACTTCTTAGATCGTGTTGTCAGCGATGTTTATGATCTCGATAATAAAACACTCACCCACTATACTGGTAACTACACGCAATTTGTTAAACACAAGCAAGAACGATTACAGGCAGAGTGGAAACACTATGACCAACAACAAAAAAAGATTGCTAAGTTAGAAGACTTTGTTAATCGAAATATTGTTCGTGCCTCAACGACCAAACGTGCCCAGGCGCGGCGAAAGCAATTAGAAAAAATGGAGCGGCTTGAGCGTCCAGAAACTGATGATAAATCAATCCATTTCCAATTCCATTCTGAAAAAGATAGTGGAAATGAAGTTCTTGATGTGGAGCAGGCAAAAGTTGGCTACGATGAACAGATCCTTGCTGGGCCGCTTTCATTTAATGTTCGCAAGCCGCAGCGTGTTGGGATTATCGGACCAAATGGAATCGGAAAATCAACTTTACTTAAATCTATTCTCCATAAAATTCCGTTAATTAGTGGAACAATCAAACTCGGTGCTAACCTCGATATCGGTTACTATGACCAGGAACAACAACAATTGCACCCAAATAAAACCGTTTTAGAAGAAGTATGGGATGACCATCCAGAAGTACCTGAAAAAGATATTCGCTCATTATTAGGTAGTTTCTTATTCGTTGGTGATGATGTTTATAAAGTCGTTCATGACCTATCTGGTGGTGAAAAGGCACGATTGGAGTTAACTAAACTCTCATTTAAACCGATTAATTTTCTTATCCTTGATGAACCGACTAACCACTTAGATATCGATAGTCGAGAAGTGCTCGAAAACGCAATTAACGAATTTAGCGGAACCGTTCTCTTTATTTCTCACGACCGTTACTTTATTAATCAGGTTGCAACCGATATCCTAGCAATGGAACATGATGGAATTAAACATTATGAAGGCAATTATGATGACTATCTAGTTGCTAAGGAAAAAGAAAGTTCACCTAAAGCTACTTCGCATAATTCCAACACGATCGCTAAAGCACCAGCTGGTAAGCAATCTTATCAGCAGAGTAAAGAACAACAGCGTGCTCGCCGAAAAATTCAGCGACAAGTCGATGAACTAGAACAACAGATGACGGAATTAGAAGAAAAGCAAACTGCAATTCAAGAACAAATGAGCCAACCAGAAATCGCTACGGATATTGGAAAATTAACCGATCTCCAAAAAGAACTTGATGAATTATCAGCTAAATCCGAAGAGGTCGAACTTGCATGGACAGAAGCAGCAGAAAAACTGGAAGAATTTGATCAAGAAAACTAG
- a CDS encoding redox-sensing transcriptional repressor Rex, producing MANKKIPRATAKRLPIYFRYLNVLKDANKQRVSSTELSEAVQVDSATIRRDFSYFGELGKRGYGYDVESLLKFFKGILHQDSLVSVALVGVGSLGSALLNFNFHQDTNLRISAAFDTKPEYANTVKSGIPIYPSEDMVKQLKEQQIDVVILTVPGIKAQHVADQLVEAGVKGILNFTPVRLSVPKNVQVQNIDLTNELQTLIYFIKNYTEDSIK from the coding sequence ATGGCTAATAAAAAGATTCCACGCGCGACTGCGAAACGGTTGCCAATATATTTCCGTTATTTAAATGTATTGAAAGACGCAAATAAGCAACGGGTATCATCAACTGAACTTTCGGAGGCTGTGCAAGTTGATTCGGCAACGATTCGTCGTGACTTTTCATATTTTGGTGAATTAGGTAAGCGGGGATACGGTTATGACGTTGAAAGTCTATTAAAGTTTTTTAAAGGAATCTTACACCAAGACTCATTAGTTAGTGTTGCCTTAGTCGGGGTTGGTAGTTTGGGAAGTGCCTTGTTAAACTTTAACTTCCACCAAGATACTAATTTACGGATCAGTGCGGCATTTGATACTAAGCCAGAATATGCTAATACAGTCAAAAGTGGTATTCCAATTTACCCATCCGAGGATATGGTAAAGCAGTTAAAAGAGCAACAAATTGATGTTGTTATTCTAACCGTTCCAGGAATCAAGGCCCAACACGTTGCGGACCAATTAGTTGAAGCTGGTGTAAAGGGAATTCTTAACTTTACTCCTGTTCGTTTATCTGTGCCCAAAAATGTTCAAGTTCAAAATATTGACTTAACAAACGAACTTCAAACATTAATTTACTTCATTAAAAATTATACTGAAGATTCAATTAAATAA
- the groES gene encoding co-chaperone GroES — MLKPLGDRVVLKAETEEEKTVGGIVLASNVKEKPTTGKVIAVGEGRTLENGQKLAPAVKEGDRVLFDKYAGNEVEYNGEKFLVVHAKDLVAIVE, encoded by the coding sequence GTGTTAAAACCATTAGGAGATCGCGTTGTTCTAAAAGCTGAAACTGAAGAAGAAAAGACAGTTGGTGGAATTGTCCTTGCTTCCAATGTGAAGGAAAAGCCAACTACTGGAAAGGTTATTGCCGTTGGAGAAGGTCGTACTTTAGAAAACGGACAAAAGCTTGCTCCAGCTGTTAAGGAAGGCGATCGCGTATTATTTGATAAGTACGCAGGTAACGAAGTAGAATACAACGGTGAAAAGTTCTTAGTTGTTCATGCTAAAGACTTAGTAGCAATCGTTGAATAG
- the groL gene encoding chaperonin GroEL (60 kDa chaperone family; promotes refolding of misfolded polypeptides especially under stressful conditions; forms two stacked rings of heptamers to form a barrel-shaped 14mer; ends can be capped by GroES; misfolded proteins enter the barrel where they are refolded when GroES binds), with protein MAKEIKFSEDARSAMLSGVDKLADTVKTTMGPKGRNVVLEQSYGTPTITNDGVTIAKSIELENQFENMGAKLVAEVASKTNDIAGDGTTTATVLTQAIVNAGMKNVTSGANPVGIRRGIDKATEVAVEALKKMSHDVKTKDDIEQIASISAANPEVGKLIADAMEKVGHDGVITIEDSRGVDTSVDVVEGMSFDRGYMSQYMVTDNDKMEADLDNPYILITDKKISNIQDILPLLQSVVQEGRALLIIADDITGEALPTLVLNKIRGTFNVVSVKAPGFGDRRKAQLQDIAVLTGGTVISDDLGMSLKDATVDQLGQANKVTVTKDTTTIVDGAGSKEAIQERVDQIKQEIAKSTSDFDKEKLQERLAKLSGGVAVVKVGAATETELKEKKYRIEDALNATRAAVQEGFVPGGGTALINVIPALDKIEADGDELTGINIVKAALEAPVRQIAENAGVEGSVIVNELKNEKEGIGYNAADGKFEDMIKAGIVDPTMVTRSALQNAASVSALLLTTEAVVADKPDPNANNQAPAAPQGGMGGMM; from the coding sequence ATGGCAAAAGAAATTAAGTTTTCTGAAGATGCACGGAGCGCTATGCTCAGTGGTGTTGATAAATTAGCTGATACTGTTAAGACAACGATGGGTCCAAAGGGACGGAATGTTGTTTTGGAACAAAGCTATGGCACACCAACTATTACTAATGATGGTGTAACTATTGCTAAGAGCATTGAACTTGAAAACCAATTTGAAAATATGGGTGCAAAGTTAGTAGCCGAAGTTGCTTCAAAGACCAACGATATTGCCGGTGATGGTACTACAACTGCTACTGTTTTAACTCAAGCAATTGTTAATGCTGGTATGAAGAACGTTACCTCTGGTGCAAACCCAGTTGGTATTCGTCGTGGTATTGACAAGGCTACCGAAGTTGCTGTTGAAGCTTTGAAGAAGATGTCACACGATGTAAAGACAAAGGATGATATCGAACAAATCGCTTCTATTTCAGCTGCTAATCCAGAAGTTGGTAAGTTAATTGCTGATGCAATGGAAAAGGTTGGCCATGATGGTGTAATTACTATCGAAGATTCTCGTGGTGTTGACACTAGCGTTGATGTTGTTGAAGGAATGAGCTTTGATCGTGGTTACATGTCACAATACATGGTAACTGATAACGACAAGATGGAAGCAGACCTTGACAACCCATATATTTTGATTACTGACAAGAAGATTAGTAATATCCAAGACATTTTGCCATTGCTTCAATCAGTTGTTCAAGAAGGCCGTGCTCTCTTGATCATTGCTGATGACATTACTGGTGAAGCATTACCAACTCTTGTATTGAACAAGATTCGTGGTACCTTTAATGTTGTTTCTGTTAAGGCTCCTGGCTTTGGTGACCGTCGTAAGGCTCAACTTCAAGATATTGCTGTTTTGACTGGTGGTACAGTTATTTCTGACGACCTTGGGATGAGTCTAAAGGACGCTACTGTTGATCAATTAGGTCAAGCAAACAAGGTTACAGTTACAAAGGATACTACTACTATCGTTGATGGTGCTGGTTCAAAGGAAGCTATCCAAGAACGTGTTGACCAAATTAAGCAAGAAATTGCTAAGTCAACTTCCGACTTCGATAAGGAAAAGCTTCAAGAACGTCTTGCAAAGCTTTCAGGTGGGGTTGCCGTTGTTAAGGTTGGTGCCGCAACTGAAACTGAATTGAAGGAAAAGAAGTACCGGATTGAAGATGCCTTGAACGCTACTCGTGCTGCTGTTCAAGAAGGATTTGTTCCTGGTGGTGGAACTGCTTTAATTAACGTAATTCCTGCTCTTGACAAGATTGAAGCCGATGGTGATGAATTAACTGGTATCAATATTGTTAAGGCTGCCCTTGAAGCACCAGTTCGTCAAATTGCTGAAAACGCTGGTGTTGAAGGCTCTGTTATTGTTAATGAATTAAAGAATGAAAAAGAAGGCATTGGTTACAACGCTGCAGATGGCAAGTTTGAAGATATGATCAAGGCTGGTATTGTTGACCCAACAATGGTTACCCGGTCTGCTCTTCAAAACGCTGCTTCCGTATCAGCATTGCTTCTTACTACTGAAGCGGTTGTTGCTGATAAGCCAGATCCAAATGCTAATAACCAAGCTCCTGCTGCTCCACAAGGCGGCATGGGCGGTATGATGTAA
- a CDS encoding prolyl-tRNA synthetase associated domain-containing protein → MTKNATSVYKYLDNEKINYQIVTHPPVYTAEQADKYVQEYQFARTKNLFLKNKAGYYLVTILENKRLNMKKLKENLSTSRFSFARPEELAMKLGITSGAVSPFNLFNDKQHQVTFIIDADIFKNEDLIGCHPNINTATVILGIKDLLQIIKQNGNPVKAVQL, encoded by the coding sequence ATGACGAAAAATGCGACCAGTGTCTATAAATATTTAGACAACGAAAAAATAAACTATCAAATTGTTACTCATCCCCCAGTCTATACAGCGGAACAAGCAGACAAGTATGTTCAAGAATATCAATTTGCTCGCACGAAAAACCTTTTTCTAAAAAATAAAGCTGGCTATTATTTAGTTACAATCTTAGAAAATAAGCGTCTCAATATGAAAAAATTGAAAGAGAATCTATCGACTAGTCGGTTTTCATTTGCCCGTCCAGAAGAATTAGCTATGAAGTTAGGAATAACAAGTGGGGCTGTTTCACCTTTTAACTTGTTTAATGATAAACAACATCAGGTTACCTTTATTATTGATGCTGATATCTTTAAGAACGAGGATTTAATAGGTTGTCACCCAAACATTAATACGGCCACTGTGATTTTAGGAATAAAAGATTTGCTTCAAATAATAAAGCAGAATGGTAATCCGGTTAAGGCGGTTCAACTATAA
- a CDS encoding APC family permease: MEKMKFQKITLFSGVMLALNSLIGSGWLFGAGTAAKVAGPAAILSWILGAIIIISIALTYVELGAMFPESGGMSRYAQYSHGPFLGFIAAWANWISLITLVPMEAVASVQYMSSWPWAWANWTHHFMKNGNITTPGLLVVFGFMLVFTLINFWSVKLMTRFTNLISIFKILLPTLTIVMLIVAGFHPSNFGHSVTTFMPYGSRSIFEAAAISGIIMSYDAFQTVINMGGEMINPHKNIVRGVLISMIITAVIYVMLQVAFIGAIDPNLLAQKGWHGINYTSPFADIAILLGMNWLAILLYMDAFVSPFGTGVAFVATASRALAAMTHTGHLPQWLGRLERRYMIPRFAMVVDLILAVVMVSLFRNWSLLATVITGSTLIAYLTGPVTVMSLRKMDANLKRPFHPHFMSWLAPFAFVLTSLSIYWTMWPTTVQVIGVILLGLPIYLYYEVKYRHASGLRDLRNSYWMLAYLVFISIVSYIGSEGFGGKDWLKYPWDFVVIIICSLGFYRWAVASRMKKIDPAAEKVNAKVKMPEKDQ; encoded by the coding sequence ATGGAAAAAATGAAGTTCCAGAAGATAACGCTATTTTCTGGTGTAATGCTTGCCTTAAATTCCTTAATTGGTTCAGGGTGGTTGTTTGGTGCCGGAACTGCTGCAAAGGTTGCGGGACCAGCTGCTATTTTGTCATGGATCTTAGGAGCAATAATCATTATTAGCATTGCCCTTACTTACGTTGAATTAGGGGCAATGTTTCCAGAAAGTGGAGGGATGAGTCGTTATGCTCAATATAGTCACGGTCCGTTTTTAGGTTTTATTGCTGCATGGGCAAATTGGATTTCATTAATCACGTTAGTCCCAATGGAAGCGGTGGCCTCGGTTCAATATATGAGTTCGTGGCCGTGGGCATGGGCAAATTGGACCCACCACTTTATGAAGAACGGTAATATTACGACTCCTGGATTGTTAGTTGTATTTGGCTTCATGCTTGTTTTTACTTTGATCAATTTCTGGTCGGTAAAATTGATGACTCGCTTTACTAATTTAATATCAATTTTTAAGATTTTATTACCCACATTAACAATTGTGATGCTTATTGTAGCGGGCTTTCATCCTAGTAATTTTGGTCATAGTGTAACTACTTTTATGCCATATGGCAGTCGATCGATCTTTGAAGCAGCTGCTATTTCAGGAATTATTATGTCTTATGATGCCTTTCAAACGGTAATCAACATGGGAGGAGAAATGATTAATCCTCATAAAAATATCGTGCGAGGCGTATTGATTTCAATGATTATTACTGCTGTGATCTATGTCATGTTACAAGTTGCTTTTATTGGAGCAATTGATCCGAATTTATTAGCGCAAAAAGGATGGCATGGGATTAACTATACGTCTCCATTTGCTGATATTGCGATCCTACTGGGGATGAATTGGCTTGCAATTTTACTATATATGGATGCTTTTGTTTCACCATTTGGGACAGGGGTTGCGTTCGTAGCGACTGCCTCACGAGCATTGGCAGCAATGACTCATACCGGACATTTGCCCCAATGGCTGGGACGGTTAGAACGGCGCTACATGATTCCGCGGTTTGCAATGGTTGTGGATCTGATTTTAGCAGTGGTAATGGTTAGTCTCTTTAGAAATTGGAGTTTGTTAGCCACTGTAATTACTGGTTCAACTTTAATTGCTTATCTTACTGGGCCGGTTACTGTAATGTCGCTTCGTAAAATGGATGCTAATCTAAAGCGGCCGTTTCATCCACATTTTATGTCCTGGTTAGCGCCATTTGCATTTGTCTTGACGAGTCTTTCAATTTATTGGACAATGTGGCCGACGACTGTTCAGGTAATTGGGGTTATCTTATTAGGCTTACCGATCTATCTTTATTATGAGGTTAAGTATCGTCACGCATCAGGGCTACGTGACTTACGCAATAGTTATTGGATGTTGGCTTATCTTGTTTTTATCTCAATAGTTTCTTACATTGGGAGTGAAGGATTTGGCGGCAAGGACTGGTTGAAGTACCCATGGGATTTTGTTGTTATTATCATCTGCTCGTTAGGATTTTACCGGTGGGCTGTGGCTAGCCGGATGAAAAAAATCGATCCTGCGGCAGAAAAGGTTAATGCCAAGGTAAAGATGCCAGAAAAAGATCAATAG
- a CDS encoding APC family permease, whose protein sequence is MWRYLKRVLIGKPLKTLDEGQTHLTKFKALAMLSSDAISSVAYGPEQITTVLVTLSAAAIWYSIPIAAVVLVLLLAITLSYQQIIHAYPSGGGAYVVATRNWGSNGGLFAGGSLLVDYMLTVAVSTTSGVEAITSAVPALYKFSIPIGIVIVLLIMFMNLRGMSESANFLTIPVYFFVIMMIVMVVWGGYNIATGHIHYRAIVDYGTPVSGMSFVLLIRAFSAGSSSLTGVEAVSNAVPNFNKPKEKNASTTLAIMSAILAFFFIAVIFFSFYLGVVPNSRTTILSQMAAQIFGGHGLGFYLLQLSTAMILAVAANTGFSAFPILAFNMAKDKYMPHAFMDRGDRLGYSNGIISLAIGAIILILIFHGQTNMLIPLYAVGVFVPFTLSQSGMIIHWFREREGFWLGKAFINLVGALISFVLVICLFWQHFANVWPYLIIMPLLLWMFHSIHRHYVKVAAQLRVAEKTKVQLHDYDGATVIVLVGNVTRVTRGAINYARSIGDYVIAMHVSFDENPGKEHKTANEFKAEYPDVRFVDIHSSYRSIAKPTLRFVDVIAKRAEARNYSTTVLVPQFIPKHPWQLALHNQTSVRLRALLNSRENIIVASYNYHLQE, encoded by the coding sequence ATGTGGCGCTATTTAAAACGTGTTTTAATCGGGAAACCGTTAAAAACCCTTGATGAAGGGCAAACACACTTAACTAAATTTAAAGCATTAGCCATGCTTTCTTCTGACGCAATATCGTCAGTAGCATATGGACCAGAGCAAATTACAACTGTTCTGGTAACTTTATCTGCAGCAGCAATCTGGTATTCAATTCCGATTGCGGCAGTTGTGTTGGTCCTTTTGTTAGCTATCACGTTATCATACCAACAAATCATTCATGCCTATCCTAGTGGTGGTGGTGCTTATGTCGTTGCCACACGGAATTGGGGGAGTAATGGAGGATTATTTGCTGGAGGATCATTACTAGTTGACTATATGTTAACGGTGGCCGTTTCAACGACATCTGGAGTTGAAGCGATTACTTCGGCAGTTCCTGCTTTATATAAATTTTCAATTCCAATCGGGATCGTTATCGTCCTTTTAATCATGTTTATGAATTTACGGGGAATGAGTGAAAGTGCAAACTTCCTCACAATTCCGGTATATTTCTTTGTTATTATGATGATTGTGATGGTAGTATGGGGTGGTTATAATATTGCCACTGGTCATATTCATTACCGGGCAATTGTCGATTATGGAACACCGGTATCGGGAATGTCATTTGTTTTGCTTATTCGGGCATTCTCGGCTGGTTCATCATCCTTAACTGGGGTAGAAGCCGTAAGTAATGCTGTTCCTAACTTTAATAAGCCTAAAGAAAAGAATGCATCAACTACCCTGGCAATTATGAGTGCTATTTTAGCGTTCTTCTTTATTGCCGTTATCTTCTTTAGCTTTTATCTGGGGGTAGTTCCTAATTCACGGACAACAATTCTCTCCCAAATGGCCGCGCAAATCTTTGGTGGACATGGGCTAGGTTTTTACTTGTTGCAACTTTCAACTGCAATGATTTTAGCAGTTGCTGCTAATACTGGTTTCTCAGCCTTTCCAATTCTTGCCTTTAATATGGCCAAAGATAAATATATGCCACACGCATTCATGGATCGTGGTGATCGGTTAGGCTACTCTAACGGAATTATTTCCTTGGCGATTGGAGCAATTATTTTGATCTTGATCTTCCACGGTCAGACTAATATGTTAATTCCACTTTATGCGGTGGGGGTATTTGTTCCATTTACTTTATCGCAATCTGGGATGATTATTCACTGGTTTAGAGAACGGGAAGGTTTTTGGTTAGGAAAAGCCTTTATTAACCTAGTAGGAGCCTTGATTTCATTTGTTCTTGTTATTTGTTTGTTCTGGCAACACTTTGCAAATGTTTGGCCATACTTAATTATCATGCCGCTGCTTTTATGGATGTTCCATTCGATTCACCGGCACTATGTAAAAGTAGCCGCTCAATTGCGGGTTGCTGAAAAGACGAAAGTCCAATTACATGATTACGATGGCGCAACGGTGATTGTTTTAGTTGGTAATGTAACCCGAGTAACTCGTGGTGCAATTAATTACGCTCGGTCGATTGGTGATTATGTTATTGCCATGCATGTTTCGTTTGATGAAAACCCAGGCAAAGAGCATAAAACAGCAAATGAATTTAAAGCTGAATATCCAGACGTCCGTTTTGTTGATATTCACTCTTCGTACCGTTCAATCGCTAAACCAACATTACGTTTCGTTGATGTGATTGCCAAGCGGGCAGAAGCAAGAAATTATTCGACGACTGTTCTTGTTCCGCAATTTATTCCTAAGCATCCATGGCAATTGGCCTTGCATAATCAGACCAGTGTTCGTTTACGGGCGTTATTGAATTCCCGAGAGAACATTATTGTTGCTAGTTATAACTACCACCTTCAAGAATAG
- a CDS encoding MarR family winged helix-turn-helix transcriptional regulator, which produces MLIGRLVKQANNAMNQEMNAFAQQYGLTGTQMSIIDFLTHFPGNSCDQHQIENEFGIKRSTTTVLLQRMAKKNLIERYPSPEDRRQKIVTLTAEGQKLSSDVSAYITQYEEKLKADFSEQDISKIKRFLSTMIKEK; this is translated from the coding sequence TTGCTAATAGGTCGTTTAGTAAAACAAGCTAACAATGCAATGAATCAAGAAATGAATGCATTCGCGCAACAGTATGGATTGACAGGGACGCAAATGTCGATTATTGATTTTTTAACGCATTTCCCGGGAAATAGTTGTGATCAACACCAGATTGAAAATGAATTTGGAATAAAGAGATCAACCACTACTGTATTGCTTCAACGAATGGCAAAGAAAAATTTGATTGAACGCTATCCGTCACCAGAAGATCGCCGTCAAAAAATCGTTACTCTTACTGCGGAAGGCCAAAAATTATCTTCAGATGTAAGTGCGTATATTACACAATACGAAGAGAAATTAAAAGCAGACTTTAGTGAACAAGACATTTCGAAAATAAAACGATTCTTATCAACGATGATAAAGGAGAAATGA